In one Natator depressus isolate rNatDep1 chromosome 26, rNatDep2.hap1, whole genome shotgun sequence genomic region, the following are encoded:
- the PPIA gene encoding peptidyl-prolyl cis-trans isomerase A: MAANPIVFFDIAANDEPLGRVTFELFADKVPKTAENFRALTTGEKGFGYKGSCFHRIIPGFMCQGGDFTCHNGTGGKSIYGEKFADENFILSHTGPGILSMANAGPNTNGSQFFICTTKTEWLDGKHVVFGRVKDGMKVVEAMSSLGSREGKTKKKVTISNCGQLS; encoded by the exons ATGGCCGCCAACCCCATCGTGTTCTTCGATATCGCCGCCAACGATGAGCCGCTGGGGCGCGTCACCTTCGag CTGTTTGCAGACAAGGTTCCAAAGACTGCAG AGAACTTCCGTGCCCTGACCactggggagaaaggatttggtTACAAGGGGTCCTGCTTTCACAGAATCATTCCTGGATTCATGTGCCAG GGTGGTGACTTTACATGCCATAATGGAACAGGTGGCAAATCCATTTATGGTGAGAAGTTTGCTGATGAGAACTTCATCCTGTCCCACACAGGTCCTGGCATCTTGTCTATGGCAAATGCTGGCCCCAATACAAATGGATCGCAGTTCTTCATCTGCACTACTAAGACTGAATG GTTGGATGGGAAGCATGTTGTCTTTGGCCGTGTCAAAGATGGGATGAAGGTGGTGGAGGCAATGTCTAGCCTTGGATCAAGAGAGGGCAAAACAAAGAAGAAGGTCACCATTTCTAACTGTGGGCAGCTGTCATAA